The Chrysemys picta bellii isolate R12L10 chromosome 5, ASM1138683v2, whole genome shotgun sequence DNA segment GTCCTCGACCCTGGTCGAGCGGCCCAGTGGCCACACTTTGAGTTGCGGCAGGAGCGCCTGTATCGTGTCGAACGGGACCCCCACACGGGGGAGACCCAGACCCAACTCCTCGTTCCCCGGTGTCATCGACGGTCCGTCATGAAGTTGGCCCACGACGTCCCCGCGGCTGGACACCTCGGTCACGAGAAGACCCTGGCCCGGATTTTGGGACGCTTCTTCTGGCCGGGGGTGTACCAGGAGGTAAAGAATTATTGTAATTCCTGCCCGGGTTGCCAGTTGGCTGCCCCGGCGCGGGCTCCCAAGGCCCCGTTGATCCCGATGCCCCTAATCGAGACCCTCTTTGAGCGCGTGGCCATGGACCTGGTGGGGCCTCTTCCCAAGAGCAGAGCGGGGTTTCAATACATCTTAGTGATGTTGGACTATGCCACCTGGTTCCCCGAGGCAATTCCCCTCCGGAACATTACAGCCCGCACGATCACCGATGAGCTGGTGAAGGTTTTTGCCCGCGTCGGCCTACCCCACGAAATCCTTACGGATCAAGGGACGAACTTTGCGGTTGCTCCGGCAGGTGTGTGAGCTTCTGGGGGTCAAGCAACTGCGGACGTCAGTCTATCATCCCCAGACTGATGGACTGGTCGAGAGGTTTAACCGGACCCTAAAAGACATGCTCCGTAAGTTTCCCCAGGAGGACCTTCGGCGATGGGACCAGCTACTCCCGCCCTTGCTCCTGGCAGTCCGAGAGGTCCCCCAGTCGTCGACGAACTTCTCGCCGTTTGAACTGCTGTACGGCCGTCAACCGCGGGGCCTATTGGACCTAATGAGGGAAACTTGGGAGCAAACCCCCTCACCGGCCCAGGGCCTCTTCAAGTACGTGATCCAGCTCCAAGAGCGTCTTAAGCAGGCTGGAGACTGGTCCCGAGAGAATTTGAAAGCCGCCCAGGAGGCGCAAGCCCAGACGTACAACCGGGACGCCCAAACACGGGACTTTTTACCCAGAGACCGGGTattactcctcctcccctccagtgAGTCGAAGATTCTGGCTCGCTGGCAAGGACCATATGAGGTAGTCCGGAAGGTGGGCCCGGTTACATATGAGATCGACCAGCCCGATCGGAAGAAGAGGATACAGCGGTACCACGTCAACCTGCTCAAGccctggcgggaacgggaagCGCTTTTGATTAACCCCTACCCACCAGAACCTGAGCTAGGGCCCCAGATAGCCCATACCCAGGACCCTGAGGAACCCCAACTTGGGGAGACCCTAACGGAGGACCAACTCAAGCAAACCCGGTGCCTCCTACGAGCCTTCCCTCACACCTTCACGGCCCAACCGGGAGCCACCACCCTGGTGTACCATAGGATCCAAACGGAGCCGGGGGTGGTTATTCGTGGCGCGACCAGGCCCTTGCCATATCACCGGAGATGCGTCGTGGATAAGGAGGTACGGGCGATGCTGGACCTGGGGGTGATTGAACCCTCGCACAGCGAGTGGCGTAGCCCAGTCGTGCTGGTACCGAAGCCCGACGGCTCCCAACGGTTCTGCATCGACTTCAGGCGCGTGAATGCCATCTCCAAGtttgatgcctaccccatgccccgGATAGCCGAGATGTTGGCCCGGTTAGGAGGAGCCCGCTACATCACGACCCTTGACCTTAGCAAGGGGTATTGGCAAATCCCCCTGGAACCTACTTCCAGGGAGAAAACTGCATTCGCCACCCCTAAGGGCTTATACCAGTTTACCCGAATGCCCTTCAgtctccacggggccccggccacGTTTCAGCGCCTGATGGACCGCCTCCTCCAACCCCACCAAGACTACGCGGCGGCCTATTTGGATGACGTGGTCATTTACAGTCCGTAGTGGGAGAACCATCTAGAAAGGGTCGCAGCCGTCCTGAGGTCCCTGCGGGCAGCCGGGCAAATGGCCAACCCGAAGAAGTGCTGCATCGGCCGACAAGAAACCAAGTATCTGGGGTACGCTATCGGACATGGACAGGTAAAACCGCTGGTGGACAAGGTGCAGGCCATTGCaacctgccccccacccgccaCGAAACGGCAGGTATGCCACTTTCTGGGGCTGGCGGGGTATTATCGACGCTTCATCCCCCAATTTGCGGCAATTGCCGCCCCCTTAACGGGGCTCTTGACGAAGGAAAGCCCACGGCAAGTGGTCTGGACCCGCGAGTGCGACGAGGCCTTCCAAACCCTCAAAACAAGCCTCTGCCAAGAGCCAGTCTTATATAGCCCCGATTTTAACCAGGCCTTTGTCCTGCAAACGGACGCTTCGGAGGTGAGCCTAGGGGCGGTCCTCTCCCAAGAGGTCAGCGGGGAAGAGCATCCAGTCCTCTACATcagtcggaagctgttcccccgagaGAAGAATTATGCGGTGGTGGAAAAGGAAGCCCTAGCCACGAAGTGGGCTTGTGACGCCCTGCGCTACTACCTCCTAGGAGCCCCTTTCATCTTGGTCACCGACCACTCTGCCCTCCAGTGGTTGGCCCGCATGAAGGACCATAATATGCGGCTGCAACGGTGGTACTTGGCGCTGCAACCTTATGCCTTCACCGTTTGCCATCGGGCCGGGAAAGACCACGCGAACGCCGACTTCCTTTCCCGCCTAGGGGGTATGGAAGAGTCTGTCCCCGGTACCCGGGAACCAGCCTTGAGGGGGGGGccgtgtagcggggcggcctggctcacagCCGCCCCTGtaagggacgagccagaacagccgccagagtgggcggagccaccaccgcctgtccccacccctggaagtgaaggggcgggacaggaagtataaaggccaagccacagcgctcagtagctgcccggcagcgggagaggacagacgctggtgcccgagctcccgctggcctgagcctgcccagggCCCGGTATtcagaggaggactggccgagcctgccccgggcccggtatccggaggaggactggccgagcctgccaaGAGCCCtgtatccggaggaggactggccgagcctgcccagggcccggtatccggaggaggactggccgagccgaccccgagcccggtatccggaggagcgGCCTGAGCTCACCCCCGCCGAGTGTCCGGAGGAACCGACCGATCTACCCAGCGCTCGGGGCCCGGAGAagcccatgatctgggacacggcAGACGAGACTCAGGATgtcaggtacccatggaggaggagatgggaagtggcccggggatagcagaccccgaacccatgtcagtgtgttgcggtcaggatccccactgacgatggactgctgcggatagggccccgggctggaacacagtggagtgggtgggcctgtgttcccccctgccaccccgcgccgggtggcagtctctcctcctccctgcataagggcctgagctctgaactgttacttgtgtgctcaatccctgcccaagggcctgagctgtgaactgttattagctttgtagcggggcggcctggctcccagccgcccctgtgagggacgagccccaccccggaacctctacaggctctcaacactcaattgaagggaacaaataagcaggctggtagcagggcctgagtgagggaagatatcagcatcttaagggcctaattgGCTCCtcctacttcagttgactgcctgttctcctcaagggggttcagggaagcagcaggaaccaggaagctccctgagaagctggtgtgaatcaatccaggctcctgggggtgctggagaggtacataagagactcctcctcctctctctccctgcagctcctgctgctttctattattccctgtccccttttctcctgcctgcctgttctgtctcttgtgccctccttcctccagcccagcactccaccatctctgtgcatctcgagcagagagaatacagatgcaccagcagcagacacaattttctacactctgggtcctagtgatgcccccacacagacacagtctggcacctgaggcggctgcctcagttctcctcatggtaaggccagccctgctggggattacagtggacgagaagctggatatgagtcagcagtgggcCCTTGTTGCCCCGTATCTGggcaagagggactgaggggggGGAAAGGGCTGTGACTCCAGTTTGCtcatgtcccccacccccacctcagttCCACCTGCAACCGACACTATTCGTGGTGTGTGTGACCCCCGCAGCGCCTGGGCGCCCCATTGTCCTGCACACACGCAGCcagacaggctctgcccccagcagctcccagtcgaCAGAGAAGCCCCAGGCAAAGGGCCAGGCCGAACCGAGGGGATCCGGCGCACGTCAGGCCCTCCCCTGTGCCGGGCATGGAGCATTTCCCCGAGGGCAGCCGTCGCTCACCATGCCCCAGAGCAGGCGAGCTTCTGAGCAGCACGAGGGGCCTGTGGTTAgagcccatggctgggagtcaggCCGTCCGGGGTCTCCCCAGGGAAGTGTTAATGTGCAAGGCCAGGTGTGCAAAGGGAGGCACTGAGCAGCCTGCCCCCGTCACTAGCAGTGCCCGGCTCCCGGGTCAGTGCCCAACTCACCACCCGGCAGCTGCCTGGGATGGCTGCTGGCCTCCTGCGGGGGCTGGGTTCGGCTCACGTACGCCCACGACAAGGCCGGGGAGAATTTCCCGAATGTTTTTCTGTTCGTTGTGATCACTGGCTGGGGGAGACAAATCCAACTGCCCAATGAACGCTCCAGGGGGCCTGGCGAAGTGGCTGTGAAGGGGGATTATGCCCGTTCGTGCCTTAAACAATCCCCGAGCTGTGTGCCTGCACCGgggctcccaccccttccctcccaccccttcgTTCCTCTCTATCCAGCTGACACCTGCCCCCTCTGGGGtctcccaacccctcctgctgcccagggttcccctcccatcccagggctgggccccctgccctgctccttgctGGGGATGGTGAAAGAGTAGAGGAGGAATAGGGAATCCAGGAAGTGCCCCATGGAGTCGAGGAGCTTCCCGTGGGCTTGGTCCCAGCCGATGGTTATTGTCTTTTGTTCCCAGCAGCGTGGGTCAAAGGCCCCGGATACAGAGCGGCTGTCTTCTCCCGCTGGGGAGGTACCGCGCTGGGCAAGGGGACGAGAGTGACGGGACCACTGCAGTGCGAGCTGCTCTGGGTgtggatctgggggagggggagacgctgATTGTAActatgctggttctggtgggacccaactgagagtgccaattcaggacaaattgctcaaacagggcagttacagcccaaggctgggggttttccacctctaaggcaaaccaaaccagccagactaagaggactttggtttcaccccactggctaaccacaagtcacacaagcaattcccttagacactccagtttcccagtatcaccaccagtgccactcgttatggggacaaatggttatgaaaaccaataccccagtaaaagaaaaaaggttcttctgatccctaAGGACCAAGccacagacccaggtcaatatacaaatcagatcttacccacaaatcacgctgttgccaatcctttagaacctaaaatctaaaggtttattgataaaagaaaaaagatagagatgagagctagaattggttaaatggaatcaattacatacagtaatggcaaagtcttggttcaggcttgtagcagtgatagaataaactgcaggttcaaatcaagtctctggaatacatcccccgctgggatgggtcctcagtcctttgttcagagcttctgtttgtagcaaagtccctccagaggtaagaagcaggattgaagacaagatggagatgaggcatcagccttttatagtcttttccaggtgtaagaacacctctttgttcttactgtggaaaattacagcaaaatggagtctggagtcacatgggccagtctctgcatactttgctgagttacaaaccgtatttgccttctctcaatgagtccattgtatagctgatggtccttaatgggccatcaagcaggctaggcagagctaacaccaacttgtctgggatgtcacccagaagcatagcataagtttgccatacagacagtacagagccaatattcataacttcaactacaaaattgatacacacatatagacagaataatcataaccagccaaccataaccttgtcttagacatctCATTTGTCCCCCTTTATACacgatttggtgccactacaggactttggttgcttCTATATGGTCCCggttcaaatcaataacgtgacacTGATCCACAAACATCTGCCATCCCCTTCCAGACAGGATCACAGCCCATTAATCTGGGGAGCTGCTGAGAGCGTGGGGCATGGACCTCCATGGCCAGCCTGTCGCCAGCTAGGGCTGGCGTTTAAAGAGGCAGCGTCTGCCTAGTgaagccccctgccctgctcctcagcCCCTCTACCTTGAGCCCCTGCGAGAGATTGTCTCCCCCCGTCCCCAAACCATACCTGGTGCTCCTCTcgcagggcagggctgatgggtgggtgctgaggtagctgggagtgggggtgatgAGATGGCAGGGCGGTGGGTGGAGGCGTGACAGGTGTTTGCCAGGAGTCAGTGAGGGTGGGGGTAGTCCAGTGCAGCGAGAAGCCAGGGGCACTGCGGGAAGTGGCCGGTGGATCAGGAATGTCCCAACCCGCTCCCCTGATTTAATCTCTGTCTGCTCTAGTGTGCCTGGGCTGAGCGGCCCCATGGCCCCGTACCGCATCCGGCAGTACGAGGACGGTGACTACGAGGCCGTGTGCACCATGTTCGGCCATGGGGTTATGGAGCACACTCCTGCTGCGTTCATCTACATGCTGAAGTGTCCCCAGACCCAGCTGCACTTCCTGGGCCTGTTCCTGGTGGTGCTCGCGGCCTCCGGGTCCCTCCTGGTCTCCCTTCTGGCTCTCCTGCTCGCTCTCACTGGGGCCTGGTTTTGCATCTGGTCTCTCTGGACCGATTACATCCAGCAGTCTCTTCACAACAACCTACTGGACATCCGGAGAACCTACCTGGAGGCAGCAGACTCTTGTCTCTGGGTGGCAGGGGCTGAGGGGGCGGTGGTGGGTGCGGTGGGGGCTGTCCTGCCGGAGTTCCCCTCAGAAAGGGGGCACGCCCTGGAACTAAAGCGTATGTCCGTGGAGAGGtattagggggcttattccttcaccctctcactttcctggtcctgcttgcatgaacagagagcaacaatacacGAAGTCCGAagatgcaaacaattcaatgtttatagggatgaacttccagcaagcaagttgattccagtttccttcctcagctctgacaccacagagccttgcctgtgtccctgttcccatcccctgttcccattccccccaccttacttcctgattgactgcagactatatagtaaaacttgagttctgtttagctataccttaaccaatcattttcctgaaatgtaactaaccaatcctaacatactgtaacatggttatttaaccaattatatcccaccaccttaattggtttacacccaacaaaattaattatacagcagacagaaacaatcacagaaccagacagagattatacagacaaacaatagggaagtggagactacagtgatagaacaatacagaaatgaggatttgacatcccagctattgataagtgagttcttgccagacaggatccaatcaaactaagtttccttttacatcttctaggctcttccctttctctggaggtgatgggaatatcaggacaggattgtattcctaacagcccaatagcaccttatttccatgtgactggtttggaatgtgaggatatgaccgttcacttcccagtttatggctgcctctgctgcttagccgaaggccttagcctaagaaccaggcctcagactgtcccttacacagacagacagtgattttgattctttcttttatacctctataactagcttagtgataaaaatacacctaaattcttaaagtgtaggtctttgcagacaggcctgaatatctctatCCTAACAGGAGGGAGCACCGGGGCCGGGGCATCACC contains these protein-coding regions:
- the LOC101946587 gene encoding N-acetyltransferase 8-like; the protein is MRWQGGGWRRDRCLPGVSEGGGSPVQREARGTAGSGRWIRNVPTRSPDLISVCSSVPGLSGPMAPYRIRQYEDGDYEAVCTMFGHGVMEHTPAAFIYMLKCPQTQLHFLGLFLVVLAASGSLLVSLLALLLALTGAWFCIWSLWTDYIQQSLHNNLLDIRRTYLEAADSCLWVAGAEGAVVGAVGAVLPEFPSERGHALELKRMSVEREHRGRGITRALCRTVIRFAQERRYSAVVLSTSMVHYSAQQLYESMGFRRVSQRSPSLLTSFLQFSVFYYRYEIPGSR